One window of the Kineosporia corallincola genome contains the following:
- a CDS encoding proline--tRNA ligase, translated as MLLRMSSLFLRTLREDPADAEVPGHRLLVRAGYVRRAAPGIYSWLPLGYRVYQNVERIVREEMDAAGFQEVHFPALLPREPYEATNRWTEYGDNLFRLKDRRGNDMLLGPTHEEMFTLLVKDLYSSYKDLPVALYQIQTKYRDEARPRAGLLRGREFVMKDSYSFDVDDAGLDASYQKHREAYIKTFSRLGLDFEIVSATSGAMGGSRSEEFLHPTEIGEDTFVRCTTGHYSANAEAVVTPVPSSIPLEGLPEAHIEDTPDTPTIESLVAAANAMFPGRSFTAADTLKNVVVTLVHPTGEREPLIIGVPGDREVDTKRLEASVAPAEIEPFEAADFAKHPGLVKGYIGPQVLGDGSETGIRYLLDPRVAEGTAWITGANQPGKHVFDLVAGRDFTADGTIEAANVVEGDDCPVCASEGGDGKLTLARGLEIGHIFQLGRKYAEALGLKVLDQNGKLVTVTMGSYGIGVSRALAAIAEASWDEKGLCWPREVAPADVHLVAQGKATKDAAVFEAAEKLALELEAAGVRVLFDDRGKVSPGIKFKDADLIGVPSILVVGQKLADGVIEFTDRRSGSTETLPVGEAVKHVVAAIGA; from the coding sequence GTGTTGCTTCGGATGTCGTCGCTGTTCCTGCGAACCCTTCGCGAGGACCCGGCGGACGCCGAGGTGCCGGGCCACCGGTTGCTGGTCCGCGCCGGCTACGTGCGCCGTGCGGCCCCCGGTATCTACTCCTGGCTGCCCCTGGGCTACCGCGTCTACCAGAACGTCGAGCGCATCGTCCGGGAGGAGATGGACGCCGCCGGGTTCCAGGAGGTGCACTTCCCGGCCCTGCTGCCCCGTGAGCCCTACGAGGCCACGAACCGCTGGACCGAGTACGGCGACAACCTGTTCCGGCTGAAGGACCGCCGGGGCAACGACATGCTGCTCGGGCCGACCCACGAGGAGATGTTCACGCTCCTGGTGAAAGACCTGTACTCGTCGTACAAAGACCTGCCGGTCGCGCTGTACCAGATCCAGACCAAGTACCGCGACGAGGCGCGTCCCCGCGCGGGCCTGCTGCGCGGCCGCGAGTTCGTGATGAAAGACAGCTACTCGTTCGACGTCGACGACGCCGGGCTGGACGCCTCGTACCAGAAGCACCGCGAGGCCTACATCAAGACGTTCAGCCGCCTCGGCCTGGACTTCGAGATCGTGTCGGCCACCTCCGGCGCGATGGGCGGCAGCCGCAGCGAGGAGTTCCTGCACCCCACCGAGATCGGTGAGGACACCTTCGTCCGCTGCACCACCGGGCACTACTCGGCCAACGCCGAGGCCGTCGTCACGCCCGTGCCGTCCAGCATTCCGCTCGAAGGGCTGCCCGAGGCGCACATCGAGGACACCCCCGACACCCCGACCATCGAGTCCCTCGTGGCCGCGGCCAACGCGATGTTCCCCGGCCGCTCGTTCACCGCGGCCGACACCCTGAAGAACGTCGTCGTGACCCTGGTGCACCCCACCGGCGAGCGCGAGCCGCTGATCATCGGCGTGCCCGGTGACCGCGAGGTGGACACCAAGCGGCTCGAGGCGTCCGTGGCCCCGGCCGAGATCGAGCCCTTCGAGGCGGCCGACTTCGCCAAGCACCCCGGTCTGGTCAAGGGCTACATCGGCCCGCAGGTGCTGGGTGACGGGTCGGAGACCGGCATCCGCTACCTGCTCGACCCCCGCGTGGCCGAGGGCACGGCCTGGATCACCGGTGCCAACCAGCCCGGCAAGCACGTGTTCGACCTGGTGGCCGGGCGCGACTTCACCGCCGACGGCACGATCGAGGCCGCCAACGTGGTCGAGGGCGACGACTGCCCGGTCTGCGCGAGCGAGGGCGGCGACGGAAAGCTCACGCTGGCAAGGGGTCTGGAGATCGGCCACATCTTCCAGCTGGGCCGCAAGTACGCCGAGGCGCTCGGGCTGAAGGTGCTCGACCAGAACGGCAAGCTGGTCACGGTCACCATGGGCTCCTACGGCATCGGCGTCAGCCGGGCGCTGGCCGCGATCGCCGAGGCGTCGTGGGACGAGAAGGGCCTGTGCTGGCCCCGTGAGGTGGCCCCGGCCGACGTGCATCTGGTGGCGCAGGGCAAGGCCACCAAAGACGCCGCGGTGTTCGAGGCGGCCGAGAAGCTGGCGCTCGAGCTGGAGGCGGCCGGTGTGCGGGTGCTGTTCGACGACCGCGGCAAGGTGTCACCCGGGATCAAGTTCAAGGACGCCGACCTGATCGGCGTCCCCTCGATCCTCGTGGTGGGCCAGAAGCTGGCCGACGGCGTGATCGAGTTCACCGATCGCCGGAGCGGCTCGACCGAGACCCTTCCGGTGGGCGAGGCTGTGAAGCACGTGGTGGCAGCGATCGGTGCGTAG
- a CDS encoding helix-turn-helix domain-containing protein, producing the protein MPSSSPGPLGEYLRARREQVRPQDAGIRVNGVRRTPGLRREEVATLAGISADYYLRLEQGRDRNPSAQVLQALAGVFGLDAAGTAYLFGLIGARPSRAAHRPRREVVPSGVLQLLDALDLPAFVEGRTFDVLAANPLAGALLPGLRPGRNRLRSVFLDPDEQEMYLDGSRVFEGLVTALRVCAGDDPDDPRLVELVGELSAGSEQFRRLWARHDVHPLAGGTLRLRHPLVGDLELRREKLSLAEGDGQMLAVYHAERGSETARSLALLGSLAASSEPADHP; encoded by the coding sequence GTGCCCTCGTCGTCCCCCGGTCCCCTCGGTGAGTACCTGCGCGCCCGGCGCGAGCAGGTGCGTCCGCAAGACGCCGGCATCCGGGTGAACGGCGTGCGCCGCACACCCGGGCTGCGTCGTGAGGAGGTCGCCACGCTGGCCGGCATCAGCGCCGACTACTACCTGCGCCTGGAACAGGGCCGCGACCGCAACCCCTCGGCGCAGGTGCTCCAGGCCCTGGCCGGGGTGTTCGGGCTCGACGCCGCGGGCACGGCCTACCTGTTCGGCCTGATCGGCGCCCGGCCCTCGCGGGCGGCGCACCGGCCCCGGCGCGAGGTGGTGCCGTCCGGCGTCCTCCAGCTGCTCGACGCCCTCGACCTGCCCGCCTTCGTGGAGGGCCGCACCTTCGACGTGCTGGCCGCCAACCCGCTCGCCGGAGCCCTGCTGCCCGGGTTGCGGCCGGGGCGCAACCGGCTGCGCTCGGTGTTCCTCGACCCGGACGAGCAGGAGATGTACCTCGACGGGTCGAGGGTTTTCGAGGGCCTGGTCACGGCGCTGCGGGTCTGCGCCGGTGACGATCCGGACGATCCCCGGCTGGTCGAGCTGGTCGGCGAGCTCTCGGCCGGCAGCGAGCAGTTCCGCCGGTTGTGGGCCCGCCACGACGTGCACCCGCTCGCCGGGGGAACGCTGCGGTTGCGCCACCCGCTGGTCGGCGATCTGGAGCTGCGTCGCGAGAAGCTGTCGCTGGCCGAGGGCGACGGCCAGATGCTGGCGGTGTACCACGCCGAGCGCGGCTCGGAGACGGCCCGGTCGCTGGCGCTGCTGGGCTCGCTCGCGGCGTCGTCCGAGCCCGCCGATCACCCCTGA
- a CDS encoding M50 family metallopeptidase, with product MSYTIGVVLFALGLLISVCLHEAGHMLSAKLFGMRVTRYFAGFGPTVWSFRRGETEYGIKAVPLGGFVNIVGMAPGVEEPEAEETEQQGRAFWQKPLWQRTIVLAAGSITHVVICILLLIPAFWLFGVPTAKALDETPAVVGAVSTCVIQDYDVTADGALRACADGDPQSPAAAAGLEQGDRITAIGGTVISSYAAFQKAVREQPTGEAVPLTYVRDGQEHTTQVTLVDTQRPPLGAEDASTLVDTPTIGIQNQTETYNDRHGFVQSVGDSFRTTGDTIVSGYQAIAKLPSKISSLWHALLGAERSPDDPVSVVGASRLGGEIVQTSGIQGGATFLSILAGLNVFLGLFNLLPLPPLDGGHIAVAWYESARRKFYLRRSKPDPGPVDREKLIPLTLAIIVIFGAFTLLTVSVDVVNPIRLN from the coding sequence ATGAGCTACACGATCGGGGTGGTCCTGTTCGCCCTCGGCCTCCTCATCAGCGTCTGCCTGCACGAGGCCGGGCACATGCTGTCGGCCAAGCTGTTCGGCATGCGGGTCACCCGCTACTTCGCCGGGTTCGGGCCGACCGTCTGGTCGTTCCGCCGCGGTGAGACCGAGTACGGCATCAAGGCGGTTCCGCTGGGCGGGTTCGTCAACATCGTCGGTATGGCGCCGGGGGTGGAGGAGCCCGAGGCGGAGGAGACCGAGCAGCAGGGCCGGGCGTTCTGGCAGAAGCCGCTGTGGCAGCGCACGATCGTGCTGGCGGCCGGGTCGATCACCCACGTCGTCATCTGCATCCTGCTGCTGATCCCGGCGTTCTGGCTGTTCGGCGTGCCCACCGCGAAGGCGCTCGACGAGACCCCGGCCGTGGTCGGCGCGGTCTCCACCTGCGTCATCCAGGACTACGACGTCACCGCCGACGGTGCGCTGCGCGCCTGTGCCGACGGCGATCCGCAGTCGCCGGCGGCCGCGGCCGGGCTGGAGCAGGGCGACCGGATCACCGCGATCGGCGGCACCGTCATCTCCTCGTACGCCGCCTTCCAGAAGGCCGTGCGCGAGCAGCCGACCGGCGAGGCCGTGCCGCTCACCTACGTGCGTGACGGCCAGGAGCACACCACGCAGGTCACCCTGGTCGACACCCAGCGCCCGCCGCTCGGCGCGGAAGACGCCTCCACGCTGGTCGACACGCCCACCATCGGCATCCAGAACCAGACCGAGACCTACAACGACCGGCACGGTTTCGTGCAGAGCGTGGGCGACTCGTTCCGCACCACCGGCGACACGATCGTCAGCGGCTACCAGGCCATCGCCAAGCTGCCGAGCAAGATCAGCTCGCTGTGGCACGCCCTGCTCGGTGCGGAGCGCTCGCCCGACGACCCGGTCAGCGTGGTCGGCGCCAGCCGCCTGGGCGGCGAGATCGTGCAGACCAGCGGCATCCAGGGCGGCGCAACCTTCCTGTCCATCCTGGCCGGCCTGAACGTCTTCCTCGGCCTGTTCAACCTGCTGCCGCTGCCCCCGCTCGACGGCGGTCACATCGCGGTGGCCTGGTACGAGTCGGCCCGCCGCAAGTTCTACCTGCGCCGCAGCAAGCCCGACCCGGGCCCGGTCGACCGGGAGAAGCTGATCCCGCTGACCCTGGCGATCATCGTCATCTTCGGCGCGTTCACCCTGCTGACCGTGTCGGTCGACGTGGTCAACCCGATCCGCCTCAACTAG
- the ispG gene encoding flavodoxin-dependent (E)-4-hydroxy-3-methylbut-2-enyl-diphosphate synthase — translation MSVSLGIPTAPPPVLNPRRKSRKIQVGKVAVGGDAPVSVQSMTTTLTSDVNATLQQIAELTAAGCDIVRVACPSQDDAEALPAIARKSGIPVIADIHFQPKYVFAAIDAGCAAVRVNPGNIRQFDDKVGEIARAAKAAGTSIRIGVNAGSLDKRLLEKYGKATPEALVESAVWEASLFEEHDFHDFKISVKHNDPVVMVRAYELLAQRGDWPLHLGVTEAGPAFQGTIKSAVAFGHLLGQGIGDTIRVSLSAPPVEEVKVGIQILQSLNLRPRKLEIVSCPSCGRAQVDVYTLAEQVTAGLEGMEVPLRVAVMGCVVNGPGEAREADLGVASGNGKGQIFVKGEVVKTVPESKIVETLIEEAMRIAEEMGDDAPEGSPQVTVS, via the coding sequence ATGAGCGTCAGTCTGGGAATTCCGACCGCACCGCCGCCGGTACTCAACCCCCGCCGCAAGTCCCGCAAGATCCAGGTCGGCAAGGTCGCGGTCGGTGGTGACGCGCCGGTCTCGGTGCAGTCCATGACCACCACGCTGACCTCCGACGTCAACGCCACCCTCCAGCAGATCGCCGAGCTCACCGCAGCCGGCTGCGACATCGTCCGGGTGGCCTGCCCGAGCCAGGACGACGCCGAGGCGCTGCCGGCGATCGCGCGCAAGTCCGGCATCCCGGTGATCGCCGACATCCACTTCCAGCCCAAGTACGTGTTCGCCGCGATCGACGCCGGCTGCGCCGCGGTCCGGGTGAACCCGGGCAACATCCGCCAGTTCGACGACAAGGTGGGCGAGATCGCCCGCGCCGCCAAGGCCGCCGGCACCTCGATCCGGATCGGCGTGAACGCCGGATCGCTCGACAAGCGCCTGCTGGAGAAGTACGGCAAGGCCACCCCCGAGGCCCTGGTGGAGTCGGCGGTGTGGGAGGCCTCGCTGTTCGAGGAGCACGACTTCCACGACTTCAAGATCTCGGTCAAGCACAACGACCCGGTGGTCATGGTGCGCGCCTACGAGCTGCTCGCGCAGCGCGGTGACTGGCCGCTGCACCTCGGCGTGACCGAGGCGGGCCCGGCGTTCCAGGGCACGATCAAGTCCGCTGTCGCCTTCGGCCACCTGCTCGGCCAGGGCATCGGCGACACCATCCGGGTGTCGCTGTCGGCCCCTCCGGTCGAGGAGGTCAAGGTCGGCATCCAGATCCTCCAGTCGCTGAACCTGCGCCCGCGCAAGCTGGAGATCGTCTCCTGCCCGTCCTGCGGCCGCGCCCAGGTCGACGTGTACACGCTGGCCGAGCAGGTCACCGCCGGCCTGGAGGGCATGGAGGTGCCGCTGCGCGTGGCGGTGATGGGCTGCGTGGTGAACGGTCCCGGCGAGGCGCGTGAGGCCGATCTGGGAGTAGCCTCCGGCAACGGCAAGGGACAGATCTTCGTCAAGGGTGAAGTGGTGAAGACCGTTCCCGAGTCGAAGATCGTCGAGACGCTGATCGAGGAAGCGATGCGGATCGCCGAGGAGATGGGCGATGATGCGCCCGAGGGCAGTCCTCAGGTGACGGTGAGCTAG
- a CDS encoding GNAT family N-acetyltransferase, with product MLRSALKVLARDDVEEALALCDQDPVANLFVAARLRALKGDPRRHGGEIWGWYEGGAMRAACWSGANLVPVNANEQAVEAFAYRARRSGRQCSSIVGPAHMVLGLWQHLQASWGPARDIRANQPLMAMSTPPTVESDPLVRRSQMSELELLVPACVAMFTEEVGYSPVAADGGAVYRAQVSGLVASGRSFVRMDETEAGPVVVFKAELGSVVPEAVQVQGVWVNPRYRGQGVAAPAMAALVETVQREVAPVVSLYVNGYNTRAIRAYERVGFQTVGTYATILF from the coding sequence GTGCTGCGCTCGGCGCTGAAGGTTCTGGCCAGGGACGACGTCGAAGAGGCTCTGGCCCTGTGCGATCAGGACCCGGTGGCCAACCTGTTCGTCGCCGCCCGGCTGCGGGCGCTGAAGGGCGACCCGCGCCGGCACGGCGGCGAGATCTGGGGCTGGTACGAGGGCGGCGCCATGCGCGCCGCCTGCTGGTCGGGCGCCAACCTGGTGCCGGTGAACGCGAACGAGCAGGCGGTGGAGGCGTTCGCCTACCGGGCCCGGCGCAGCGGCCGGCAGTGCTCCAGCATCGTCGGCCCGGCGCACATGGTGCTCGGGCTGTGGCAGCACCTCCAGGCGTCCTGGGGCCCGGCCCGCGACATCCGCGCCAACCAGCCGCTGATGGCCATGTCCACGCCGCCCACCGTGGAGTCCGACCCGCTGGTGCGGCGCAGCCAGATGTCCGAGCTCGAGCTGCTGGTGCCCGCCTGCGTGGCCATGTTCACCGAGGAGGTCGGCTACTCCCCCGTGGCCGCGGACGGCGGCGCGGTCTACCGCGCGCAGGTCAGCGGCCTGGTGGCGTCCGGCCGCTCGTTCGTGCGCATGGACGAGACCGAGGCCGGGCCGGTCGTGGTGTTCAAGGCCGAGCTCGGCTCGGTGGTGCCGGAAGCCGTTCAGGTGCAAGGGGTCTGGGTCAACCCGCGCTACCGCGGGCAGGGCGTGGCCGCCCCGGCCATGGCCGCGCTGGTCGAGACCGTTCAGCGGGAGGTGGCGCCGGTGGTCTCGCTCTACGTCAACGGCTACAACACCCGCGCCATCCGCGCCTACGAGCGGGTGGGCTTCCAGACCGTCGGCACCTACGCCACCATCCTGTTCTGA
- the dxr gene encoding 1-deoxy-D-xylulose-5-phosphate reductoisomerase — MASERRDIVLLGSTGSIGTQAIDVVRRNPERFRVVGLAAGGGNLELLATQAAGLRVPVVAIGDDEKLAAFTDLLNHHAGPDHGIEVLAGPDAAAQLAARPCDVVLNGITGAIGLAPTLAALGAGHTLALANKESLIIGGELVTGAASPGQIVPVDSEHSALAQALRGGTPDEVKRLVVTASGGPFRGRTRAQLEKVTPAEALKHPTWDMGLMVTTNSATLVNKGLEVIEAHLLFGIPFDRIDVVVHPQSIVHSMVEFTDGSTLAQCSPPDMRLPIALGLGWPDRVPEAIGGLDWTTASTWEFFPLDDEAFPGVALARAAGERAGTFPAVYNAANEECVWAFHDGRIGFTQILDVVGDVLADHSGSGTLTVEAVLAADVWARERARERMAKLA; from the coding sequence ATGGCTTCAGAACGTCGCGACATCGTCCTGCTCGGCTCCACCGGTTCCATCGGCACCCAGGCCATCGACGTGGTCCGGCGCAACCCGGAGCGGTTCCGGGTGGTCGGCCTGGCCGCCGGTGGCGGCAACCTCGAGTTGCTGGCCACCCAGGCGGCCGGGTTGCGGGTGCCGGTGGTGGCGATCGGGGACGACGAGAAGCTCGCCGCGTTCACCGATCTGCTGAACCACCACGCCGGGCCGGACCACGGCATCGAGGTGCTGGCCGGGCCCGACGCCGCGGCGCAGCTCGCCGCCCGCCCCTGCGACGTGGTGCTCAACGGCATCACCGGCGCGATCGGCCTGGCCCCCACCCTGGCCGCGCTCGGCGCCGGGCACACCCTGGCGCTGGCCAACAAGGAGTCGCTGATCATCGGCGGCGAGCTGGTCACCGGTGCCGCGTCGCCGGGCCAGATCGTGCCGGTGGACTCCGAGCACTCGGCCCTGGCCCAGGCCCTACGCGGAGGTACGCCCGACGAGGTGAAGCGCCTGGTGGTGACCGCGAGCGGCGGGCCGTTCCGGGGCCGCACCCGGGCTCAGCTCGAGAAGGTGACGCCGGCCGAGGCGCTGAAGCACCCCACCTGGGACATGGGCCTGATGGTCACCACGAACTCCGCCACCCTGGTGAACAAGGGCCTGGAGGTGATCGAGGCGCATTTGCTGTTCGGCATCCCGTTCGACCGGATCGACGTGGTGGTGCACCCGCAGTCGATCGTGCACTCGATGGTCGAGTTCACCGACGGCTCCACCCTGGCCCAGTGCTCGCCGCCGGACATGCGCCTGCCCATCGCCCTGGGCCTGGGCTGGCCGGACCGGGTGCCGGAGGCGATCGGCGGGCTGGACTGGACCACGGCGAGCACCTGGGAGTTCTTCCCGCTCGACGACGAGGCGTTCCCGGGGGTCGCGCTGGCCCGGGCGGCCGGCGAGCGGGCGGGCACGTTCCCGGCCGTCTACAACGCGGCCAACGAGGAGTGCGTGTGGGCATTCCACGACGGCCGGATCGGCTTCACGCAGATCCTCGACGTGGTGGGTGACGTGCTGGCCGACCACTCCGGCTCGGGCACGCTGACCGTGGAGGCGGTGCTGGCGGCCGACGTCTGGGCCCGGGAGCGGGCGCGTGAGCGGATGGCGAAGCTGGCCTGA